In one window of Helianthus annuus cultivar XRQ/B chromosome 17, HanXRQr2.0-SUNRISE, whole genome shotgun sequence DNA:
- the LOC110925748 gene encoding syntaxin-125 has translation MNDLFSQSFKQYEDNDLEAGRGGGGSDNPDLDKFFEDVESVKEDMDGVEKLYKRLQEANSESKTVHNANAMKQLRSKMDSDVSQVLKRVRVIKGKIEALDKANIANRKLPGCGPGSSTDRTRTSVVSGLGKKLKSLMDDFQSLRTRMNDEYKETVARRYFTITGEKPSDDVIEDLIANGEGEDFMQKAIQDQGRGQVMDTINEIQERHDSVKEIEKNLMELHQIFLDMAALVEAQGQQLNDIESHVGHASSFVHRGTEQLVEARELQKNSRKFTVIAIFLIILLIIVILYPVWFPMLINSF, from the coding sequence ATGAATGATTTGTTCTCCCAATCTTTTAAGCAATATGAAGATAATGACTTGGAGGCGGGGCGCGGCGGTGGCGGGAGTGACAATCCCGATCTTGACAAATTCTTCGAAGATGTCGAGAGTGTCAAGGAAGACATGGATGGAGTCGAGAAACTCTACAAGAGGCTACAAGAGGCGAATTCGGAGAGCAAAACGGTCCATAATGCCAATGCCATGAAGCAACTCCGGTCCAAGATGGACTCAGATGTCTCTCAAGTGCTGAAGCGTGTACGAGTCATCAAAGGCAAGATTGAGGCGCTTGATAAGGCTAACATCGCCAACCGCAAGCTCCCTGGTTGTGGGCCTGGCTCGTCAACTGACAGAACTCGTACATCGGTTGTTAGTGGTTTGGGGAAGAAGCTTAAGTCTTTGATGGATGACTTTCAATCATTGCGAACCCGCATGAATGATGAGTACAAGGAGACTGTTGCTAGAAGATACTTTACAATTACGGGTGAGAAACCAAGTGACGACGTTATTGAAGATCTCATCGCTAATGGGGAAGGGGAAGATTTCATGCAAAAAGCCATCCAAGATCAAGGTCGCGGTCAAGTTATGGACACTATCAACGAAATTCAAGAAAGGCATGATTCTGTGAAAGAAATAGAAAAAAATTTGATGGAACTCCATCAAATTTTCTTGGACATGGCCGCACTAGTTGAGGCCCAGGGGCAACAACTGAACGATATTGAGAGCCACGTAGGGCACGCAAGTTCATTTGTGCACCGCGGGACTGAACAACTAGTTGAGGCAAGAGAACTGCAAAAGAACTCGAGGAAATTCACCGTCATCGCGATCTTCCTTATTATCCTTCTTATAATCGTCATACTTTATCCAGTTTGGTTCCCAATGCTGATAAATAGCTTCTAA
- the LOC110923398 gene encoding zinc finger BED domain-containing protein RICESLEEPER 2 isoform X1 → MSDSQKKVGKKKDKKSYPESDSVKIDLENDSSMNMDVEDDEVHSVEVDDTNDSDDNKSGVKRQRKERSIVWQYFTKLKKKAVGGKVPSKCNKCNHIIIYDSKQGTGNISKHIKSCYGSSFKDVGQMILNSDMKLKSSTFSQSMFREMLVAAIVMHELPLSFVDYKGFRDLFKYLQPDVNIISRNTVKSDLLKMYKREKEKVKEMLMESPGRLCLTSDLWTSIATDGYLAITVHFMDKQWVLQKRVLSFSFMPPPHTGVALCEKVFSILVEWGIENKIFSMTLDNASSNDTFIGLLREQLNKKLPLVSRGNFFHLRCCAHILNLIVQDGLKQIDECIYKVRESIKYVKGSQQRKEKFIECVQLLSLKRKKGLRQDVVTRWNSTFLMLDGALFYRRAFCHLELSDSNYKHCPNALEWEKIGKMCSFLGVFYDITNVFSGSKYPTANLYYPHVFMAYLTLKEGMGSEDEYMRKMADLMMTKFQKYWSDFSLTLAIAVVLDPRYKLHFIEWSYSQVYGRDSKEYEYVDEVLHSTFHEYVELNMDGGSSTTSNVASTSEASKGVEDTVDDDSTSVFGVRARLKDFDQFQSKDFLANKKSELQLYLDESRVDRNSNLDVLTFWKANEFRYPTLARMARDFLTIPVSTVASESTFSASGRVLNEHRSSLGKDTVEALICTKDWLYGDYCSNEVNLDELTEDIMSLDISGESNASNSMNNSKVTTPNASSSVAKKQ, encoded by the exons ATGAGTGATTCTCAAAAGAAGGTGGGAAAGAAGAAGGATAAGAAGTCCTAT CCGGAGTCAGATTCTGTCAAAATTGATCTAGAAAATGATAGCTCAATGAATATGGATGTGGAAGATGATGAAGTTCACTCTGTGGAGGTAGATGATACAAACGATAGTGATGATAACAAATCAGGAGTAAAGAGACAACGAAAGGAAAGATCTATTGTGTGGCAATACTTCACTAAACTTAAAAAGAAAGCAGTCGGTGGAAAAGTTCCAAGCAAGTGCAACAAATGTAATCATATTATCATATATGATAGCAAGCAAGGTACGGGGAATAtttcgaaacacataaaatcttgCTATGGTTCTAGTTTCAAAGATGTTGGTCAAATGATTTTAAACAGTGACATGAAATTAAAGTCATCTACGTTTTCTCAAAGTATGTTCCGCGAGATGCTTGTAGCTGCTATCGTTATGCATGAGTTACCTTTGTCATTTGTAGATTATAAGGGATTTAGAGATTTATTTAAGTATCTGCAACCCGATGTCAATATCATCTCTAGAAATACTGTGAAATCTGATTTACTGAAAATGTATAAGAGAGAAAAGGAAAAGGTCAAAGAAATGCTTATGGAATCACCTGGGAGGTTGTGCCTAACTTCAGATTTGTGGACGTCTATTGCTACTGATGGGTATTTAGCAATTACAGTTCACTTTATGGATAAACAATGGGTTTTGCAAAAAAGAGTGTTATCATTTTCTTTCATGCCACCACCTCATACCGGTGTTGCTTTGTGTGAAAAAGTGTTTTCTATTCTAGTAGAGTGGGGCatagaaaataaaatattttctatgACATTAGATAATGCTTCTTCTAATGACACTTTTATTGGGCTTTTAAGAGAACAACTAAATAAAAAATTACCACTTGTTTCTAGGGGTAATTTTTTTCACTTGAGATGTTGTGCACATATTTTGAACTTGATTGTGCAAGATGGGTTAAAGCAAATTGATGAGTGTATTTACAAAGTGAGAGAGAGTATAAAGTATGTGAAAGGGTCGCAACAAAGGAAGGAAAAGTTTATAGAGTGTGTTCAGTTGCTTTCTTTGAAAAGGAAAAAGGGGTTAAGGCAAGACGTTGTTACTAGGTGGAATTCTACTTTTTTAATGCTTGATGGTGCCCTTTTTTATCGACGCGCCTTTTGCCATTTAGAATTGAGTGATTCTAATTATAAGCATTGTCCGAATGCATTGGAGTGGGAAAAGATTGGAAAGATGTGCTCTTTTCTTGGAGTGTTTTATGATATCACAAATGTTTTTTCGGGTAGCAAATACCCAACTGCAAACTTGTATTATCCACATGTTTTTATGGCTTACTTGACTTTGAAAGAGGGTATGGGTTCAGAAGACGAGTATATGAGAAAAATGGCTGACTTGATGATGACAAAGTTTCAGAAATATTGGTCTGATTTTAGTCTTACTTTAGCCATAGCTGTGGTGTTGGATCCTAGATACAAATTGCACTTTATCGAGTGGAGTTATTCACAAGTTTATGGACGTGATAGCAAGGAATATGAATATGTTGATGAGGTTTTGCACTCTACTTTTCATGAATATGTTGAGTTAAATATGGATGGTGGTTCTTCTACAACTTCAAATGTCGCAAGTACTTCAGAAGCTAGCAAAGGGGTTGAGGATACGGTAGATGATGATTCAACAAGTGTCTTTGGAGTTAGAGCTAGACTTAAG GATTTTGATCAGTTTCAAAGTAAAGATTTTCTAGCTAACAAAAAATCAGAATTGCAATTGTATTTGGATGAGTCAAGAGTTGATAGGAACTCGAATTTAGATGTTTTGACTTTTTGGAAAGCCAACGAGTTTAGATATCCCACGCTTGCAAGGATGGCACGAGACTTTTTGACAATTCCGGTTTCAACCGTCGCATCGGAGTCCACATTTAGTGCAAGTGGAAGAGTTCTTAATGAACATCGAAGCTCGCTTGGTAAAGATACCGTTGAGGCTCTAATATGCACAAAGGATTGGTTATATGGAGATTATT GTTCTAACGAAGTTAATTTAGATGAGCTCACTGAAGATATAATGTCACTTGATATTAGTGGAGAATCAAATGCTTCAAACTCAATGAACAATTCTAAGGTAACCACTCCAAATGCTTCGAGTAGTGTTGCTAAAAAACAATGA
- the LOC110923398 gene encoding zinc finger BED domain-containing protein RICESLEEPER 2 isoform X2 — translation MSDSQKKVGKKKDKKSYPESDSVKIDLENDSSMNMDVEDDEVHSVEVDDTNDSDDNKSGVKRQRKERSIVWQYFTKLKKKAVGGKVPSKCNKCNHIIIYDSKQGTGNISKHIKSCYGSSFKDVGQMILNSDMKLKSSTFSQSMFREMLVAAIVMHELPLSFVDYKGFRDLFKYLQPDVNIISRNTVKSDLLKMYKREKEKVKEMLMESPGRLCLTSDLWTSIATDGYLAITVHFMDKQWVLQKRVLSFSFMPPPHTGVALCEKVFSILVEWGIENKIFSMTLDNASSNDTFIGLLREQLNKKLPLVSRGNFFHLRCCAHILNLIVQDGLKQIDECIYKVRESIKYVKGSQQRKEKFIECVQLLSLKRKKGLRQDVVTRWNSTFLMLDGALFYRRAFCHLELSDSNYKHCPNALEWEKIGKMCSFLGVFYDITNVFSGSKYPTANLYYPHVFMAYLTLKEGMGSEDEYMRKMADLMMTKFQKYWSDFSLTLAIAVVLDPRYKLHFIEWSYSQVYGRDSKEYEYVDEVLHSTFHEYVELNMDGGSSTTSNVASTSEASKGVEDTVDDDSTSVFGVRARLKDFDQFQSKDFLANKKSELQLYLDESRVDRNSNLDVLTFWKANEFRYPTLARMARDFLTIPVSTVASESTFSASGRVLNEHRSSLGKDTVEALICTKDWLYGDYCSNEVNLDELTEDIMSLDISGESNASNSMNNSKV, via the exons ATGAGTGATTCTCAAAAGAAGGTGGGAAAGAAGAAGGATAAGAAGTCCTAT CCGGAGTCAGATTCTGTCAAAATTGATCTAGAAAATGATAGCTCAATGAATATGGATGTGGAAGATGATGAAGTTCACTCTGTGGAGGTAGATGATACAAACGATAGTGATGATAACAAATCAGGAGTAAAGAGACAACGAAAGGAAAGATCTATTGTGTGGCAATACTTCACTAAACTTAAAAAGAAAGCAGTCGGTGGAAAAGTTCCAAGCAAGTGCAACAAATGTAATCATATTATCATATATGATAGCAAGCAAGGTACGGGGAATAtttcgaaacacataaaatcttgCTATGGTTCTAGTTTCAAAGATGTTGGTCAAATGATTTTAAACAGTGACATGAAATTAAAGTCATCTACGTTTTCTCAAAGTATGTTCCGCGAGATGCTTGTAGCTGCTATCGTTATGCATGAGTTACCTTTGTCATTTGTAGATTATAAGGGATTTAGAGATTTATTTAAGTATCTGCAACCCGATGTCAATATCATCTCTAGAAATACTGTGAAATCTGATTTACTGAAAATGTATAAGAGAGAAAAGGAAAAGGTCAAAGAAATGCTTATGGAATCACCTGGGAGGTTGTGCCTAACTTCAGATTTGTGGACGTCTATTGCTACTGATGGGTATTTAGCAATTACAGTTCACTTTATGGATAAACAATGGGTTTTGCAAAAAAGAGTGTTATCATTTTCTTTCATGCCACCACCTCATACCGGTGTTGCTTTGTGTGAAAAAGTGTTTTCTATTCTAGTAGAGTGGGGCatagaaaataaaatattttctatgACATTAGATAATGCTTCTTCTAATGACACTTTTATTGGGCTTTTAAGAGAACAACTAAATAAAAAATTACCACTTGTTTCTAGGGGTAATTTTTTTCACTTGAGATGTTGTGCACATATTTTGAACTTGATTGTGCAAGATGGGTTAAAGCAAATTGATGAGTGTATTTACAAAGTGAGAGAGAGTATAAAGTATGTGAAAGGGTCGCAACAAAGGAAGGAAAAGTTTATAGAGTGTGTTCAGTTGCTTTCTTTGAAAAGGAAAAAGGGGTTAAGGCAAGACGTTGTTACTAGGTGGAATTCTACTTTTTTAATGCTTGATGGTGCCCTTTTTTATCGACGCGCCTTTTGCCATTTAGAATTGAGTGATTCTAATTATAAGCATTGTCCGAATGCATTGGAGTGGGAAAAGATTGGAAAGATGTGCTCTTTTCTTGGAGTGTTTTATGATATCACAAATGTTTTTTCGGGTAGCAAATACCCAACTGCAAACTTGTATTATCCACATGTTTTTATGGCTTACTTGACTTTGAAAGAGGGTATGGGTTCAGAAGACGAGTATATGAGAAAAATGGCTGACTTGATGATGACAAAGTTTCAGAAATATTGGTCTGATTTTAGTCTTACTTTAGCCATAGCTGTGGTGTTGGATCCTAGATACAAATTGCACTTTATCGAGTGGAGTTATTCACAAGTTTATGGACGTGATAGCAAGGAATATGAATATGTTGATGAGGTTTTGCACTCTACTTTTCATGAATATGTTGAGTTAAATATGGATGGTGGTTCTTCTACAACTTCAAATGTCGCAAGTACTTCAGAAGCTAGCAAAGGGGTTGAGGATACGGTAGATGATGATTCAACAAGTGTCTTTGGAGTTAGAGCTAGACTTAAG GATTTTGATCAGTTTCAAAGTAAAGATTTTCTAGCTAACAAAAAATCAGAATTGCAATTGTATTTGGATGAGTCAAGAGTTGATAGGAACTCGAATTTAGATGTTTTGACTTTTTGGAAAGCCAACGAGTTTAGATATCCCACGCTTGCAAGGATGGCACGAGACTTTTTGACAATTCCGGTTTCAACCGTCGCATCGGAGTCCACATTTAGTGCAAGTGGAAGAGTTCTTAATGAACATCGAAGCTCGCTTGGTAAAGATACCGTTGAGGCTCTAATATGCACAAAGGATTGGTTATATGGAGATTATT GTTCTAACGAAGTTAATTTAGATGAGCTCACTGAAGATATAATGTCACTTGATATTAGTGGAGAATCAAATGCTTCAAACTCAATGAACAATTCTAAG GTTTGA